The genomic region gtttgctaactgttccttgctggaaacatgttccagtgcaatctctttgttttgaaccttttccctcaagaaatgatatttaagctcagagtgcttggttctagaatgtaaaaccggattctttgaaatattgatagcacttgtgttatcacagaatatgcttaccgatttagatacaggaactttgaagccatttaatacatgcttcatccagattgtctacgtgcagttcatgaaagctgcaacatacttcgcttccgttgtagactgagagatacaactcttcttcttactcatccatgagactagtctaccaccaagaaagaatgcaccaccggttgtgctcttccaatcatccacattacctgcctaatcagcatcagtgaatactttcaaattgaaacattgctatatggataccacaatccatagtcaactgttccctttagatacctaagaatccgcttgactacaaccaagtgggattctcttggacttttttggaaccttgcagtaataccaactacatgagcaatatctggtctgctatgcactacataatgcaacttaccagtcattgatcggtgttccttctcatcaaccaatgttgagtcatcctctttggatagtttacaaccgatcaccatcggtgtaccaaccagttttctatcttccatgccaaaggtcttcaacacctctttgacatacttagactgagtgataaagattccatctttcatctattgaatctgcagtccaatgaagaacttaatctcccctatgagtgacatctcaaactccttcatctcatctgcaaactcatgactcatcttgtcatctccaccaaagataatgtcatcaacaaatacctcacaaatcagaatctgatctccttcaatttttttgtagatattgctatcttcacttgttctctcaaatctaattttcacaagatgggagtgcagacgttcataccatgctctaggtgcctgctttagaccatataaggcttcatgtagcctacacaccatgtcattgtcttcagatagggcaaatccatctagttgctctatatacacctcctcttcaagtacaccatttaggaatgtacattttacatccatttgatatactttgaatcttttaaaagctgcatatgcaagaagcatacgaactccttccaatttggctacaggagcaaaggtttctccatagtcttctccttcttcttgggcatatcctttgcacaccaatctggctttgttcctaatcactatgccatcctcattcaacttatttctgaagacccatttggtaccaatgacatttttatgctccagtctaggtactaaagaccatgtaccatttttcattgccttgatcgagtcttcatctttatgtgcctcttgacataggctcaaattcaaagatcaaacatgagctttctctgacctttcttcttgtaaggattccagcatccttatctcctatgatctgcttaggatcatgatttagcttgacataccaaggaatggtcttaacagattcctcttgcttttcatcttcatcatcatctccatcagtattagcatctacatctgttggtgtaggaacactattactggtacttggttgactgacaactggttcccacaaggttacaaccggttcatttaccacttgctcactgcctgtttcctcagttttctcagaggtttcatcaactcttacattgatactttccatgattctctgagtcctattattgaaacacttgagagctttgctcttggtggaataccctaggaatattccctcatcacatttcgcatcaaattttctctggtgctcactcctcttgatgtaacatttgctaccaaacactctaaagtagctaaccacaggtgtcttaccggtccaatactcataaggagttttatccttacctttcttgatgagtacccagttcattgtgtagactgcaatgctcatcacttctctccaaaaggtgtgagctacctttccttaaatcaacatggttctagctgcttcaaccactgcccggttattcctctctgctaggccattctattgtggagtctggggggcagacagttgcctcttgatgccatgttcttcacagtacttgttgaattcacctgaagtgaattcccctccttgatcagttctcaggcacttgattcttttgccactttccttctccactaatgctctgaaagctttgaactttacaaaagcttcagagttatctttcaagaatgtgacccacatcattcttgagcagtcatcagtgagaatcatgaagtacctatcaccctgcacacttctagttttcctaggaccacacaagtcagtatgcacaagatcaagaaaattgtcagcagtgaaaggtttacctttaaaagttgaggaagacattttccccaattgacactctctgcacaaggtattatcgggttttcttagcaccggtaaccctctaactgccttgatcttactagccttcacaatgttatcaaagtttacacggcagagtctcctatgccgtatccagctatcatcaaatttagccataagacatatacttatatttgcattcagctgaaataggttacctttggtctgcatgccagtggccaccagttcaccattctttcctttgattctgcacactccattcttgaattctagagtgagaccactgtcattcagctgggcaacactcagaaggttgtgtttgagaccatcaacccaatacacattatcagcactactctttccattcagaaagATGGactctctgcctttgaccatgcatggtgcatcattaccaaagcgaaccacaccaccatcatattcttccaaggatagaaacttgctccggtcaccagtcatatggtgagaacagccactgtcaatgatccactcattggaattatcaaaccaggagacaagagctttcttgtctgatgcatcttccttgacagcaacaaacacaatatcttcattttcttcatcctctgattcctcatttgtgacaccttcatcaactgccaaaagatagtttctccggtttcctcctttgaatttattgaacctttccagtttgtccttgttatcaccattaggacagtttacagcaatatgtcctatctggttgcaagaaaaacatttcaaagaaagcttacctctgtatttaccggttcctttaggaagtttcctggcaagaagaacttcaaattccattagaaattcctcatcatccattactctgcccTGTCTTGTTCCATCACTggtgcttacttcttttccttttctggatggtacagcagaagctttaaatgttgattcagtcttttgaacattgccatcaaaactatttagctcataggctgtcaactttgcaatgatggagtctagggataccttagttttgtctattgatctcaactcctgaatagcagcaacccttattacatagactggcaaaagggatctcaggactttgcttaccacagtggaatctacttctcatacacataccctagtgtaatggggcaagatcaaaatattggtttttcaatctctctagatccaccttattctcctagagcctatcttaaccatcaaaacatttgtagagaagatgatgttatgcatttcattcatgatataTATCCCACATAATATTAGGTAAAGATGAGGCCTTACATGATAaggatcttcttttccaacctatcaaagagaataTGAGTGATGATAGAAATGAAAAATCTCCCTACACAAGATATCCCTTCTTCATCTACTTTCCCTTTGTTCCTTCTCAATACACTTACACTACAAGTTTTCAAGAGATTCATTATAATACTCCTTATTCTTCTCATTAaaacattcttataggagtggttataacataataccaaaacaaggttttagaggacaaggaattggaaaatttgaacaaggaattaaagtacCTATAAACCTTCCTACACAAACAAGTACTGAAGGTCTAGGACATTCTCATCATTCaactatggatgatctccttagaattcaAAACTTTAAGGAGCATCTTGCAAGACAGATAATTTATCATCCTATGTAGTGATacacaacattgatgataggtttaAAAGTGAAATATTGAGCCCATCATTTGAAATAAGTAATCTTCTATAAAATTTACTTTATATTAAGAGTTATTCACATGATTCTACTTTTCTTTCATTTTAAATATTTGACATTACTTTAtgcttttatttttaaaattcaaaatcttttgtCTATGTTAAGAGCTATTcatgatttaaattttttaatggaGTACTCATCATAATCTTATGATACTTTCAATATTTGATATTGTTTGAAATAAAATGTCATAACAATTAAAATTCTTCTCTTCAATTTATAAAATGTCATATGTAactaattttctaaaaaaatataaatataataaaaattatatttgtaTTCACCATTTCTAAAATTAAGTACATCTATCCAGTATATTTAAGTCTTTAATTGTtcattatatttgtattaattcaaataatttaatataaattaattatactctttttttctttttcttttgtattcTAGAAGATTTAAACTCAGCACCATCTAGATGTCTATTACAAAGACTTTGTCATTAAATCAAATGCCCTTCGACATTAATTATACTTAATTGCTTATATATATtgataaatgtaaaaaaaaaactttttaatatAAAAAGTGTAATaataacaatcaaataaaaatttcctACTTCAACGGTTACAATAACTGATGATGGTAcatgaattgattgattgattgattgtaacTAAACAAGATAATGTGTGAGTACCTAGTGTGAAACAAGAGCCAAGCAAGAGAAACGTCCGCATCAAAAACGGTCAAGTTTAATATTGAAAGGAACCTGCTTGGCGAGGAAGGAGAAACGAAAGCTCTGATTGCGGAAAAGGCGAGCATAACCATTGGAGAATAGTCAAGTCACTAAATTGCGTCCATGTAGTAGAGTCAAGTCAAATAGGAGGACAGACGACAACCAAATTGAATACTAAATTGGAGTCAAATCACAAAGAAAGGAGAAACTACGCAGAAATTGCGTCCATAAATAGCAGTCAAATAAACTAGAATTAAGAATAGCCAGAAGCCAAGTTAAGCCATAGTTTCTCCATTACACATCTACAAATATGGTCATCTTGTGAATGTTTGCATCATTGCCTGTGCTTCTCATAGACGACAATGGCAAAGCGTCTATGCTCAGTCCTAGTGTCTTTTCTAATACTCGTTTCTGTGTGCGCAGAAAACAGCAAGGTTGCAAGAGTAAATCTTGCGTCATTCACCTGGAAAGATGCTGAGGATAACAAGAACTGCTCTCCGGGTGGATTGGAAACATCAAGTTTGAGTGTGATGCACATTCAGGGCAAGTGTTCTCCTTTCCGCCTCCCCAATTCATCATGGTGGAAGGCGATATCCGAGTCAATCAAAGGCGACACTCAGCGCTACAGAGCAATGGTGAAAGGGGAATGGAGCGCCGGGAAAAGTATTGTTAATCCCCAAGAGGACACGGACCTCCCGTTGGCCTCGGGACATGCCATCAACACGGGAAACTACATTATCAAGCTGGGTTTCGGCACGCCTGTGCAGAGCTTCTACACTGTCCTCGATACCGGCAGCTACATCGCCTGGATTCCCTGCAATCCCTGCTCCGGTTGCTCAAGTGAGCAATTCGAGCCATCCAAGTCGTCTACGTATAAGTATCTCACCTGCGCTTCTCAGCAGTGTCAGAGTCTGGGCGTCTGTGAGAACAACGATAACAATGTCAACTGCAGCAGTACTCAAGGGTATGGCGACAAGTCGGAGGTGGACGAGCTCATGTCGTCTGAGACGCTAACTGTGGGCTCTCAGCcggtggaggattttgtcttcGGATGTGCGAGTGCGGCGAGGGGACTCACCCAGAGTACACCCGGTTTGGTTGGGTTTGGGAAGGATCCTCTCTCCTTCGTTTCTCAGACGGCCACGTTATATGACAGTACGTTTTCTTATTGCCTTCCCTCACTCTTCTCCTCTGCTTTCACGGGGTATCTCATGCTGGGGAAAGGGGCTCTTTCGACTGTGCAAGGCTTGAAGTTCACTCCCCTCTTGTCCAACGCGGTGAACCCTTACTTCTATTATGTGGGGTTAAACGGAATCTCTGTGGGAGAAGAGCTTGTTTCCATTCCACCGGGGACATTGAGCTTGGATGAGTCGACGGGAAGAGGGAGTATCATAGACTAGGGAACAGTTATCACTCGGCTGGTGGAGCCCGCTTACAATGCCATGCGAGATTCTTTCCGCCGTCAACTCTCTAATCTGACTATGGCTAGTTCCACAGAGCCTTTTGATACGTGCTACAACAAACCGTCCAGCGAGCTGGGTTTTCCTCACATCACGTTGCATTTTGACGATGGCCTGGACTTGATTCTTGCGGTGGAAAGCACCTTATACCCCGCGGATGAGGAGGGCTCCGTTTTATGCCTTGCTTTCGCTCTTCCTCCGGGCGGGCTGGACGATGTATTGTCAATATTTGGGAACTATCAGCAGCAGAACTTGCGAATCGTGCATGATATCGCAGGGTCTAGGCTTGGAATTGCTAGCGAGAACTGCGATGGTTAGTAGCTTGGTTGCTGAGTATTGTTTATTCCCCTTACCGAACATCCACGCTGCTTCCTCCCTCTATAACTAAACATCAAATTAACCAAGAGGTGCATTTGATGGGTTCAGTATGAAAAATTATACTAGCTATTATTTGTAATGTGTGGTGTGTGGTGTATGGTGCGTTTCGAATATAACTTTAAGAATATTTGAAGGTATTTAAAAATTGTAGTCTATTGGATAAGAATTGATTTGCTCTTGTTAAATAAGTTTAATTATAAATGTCATCTTCAAAAAACATAGAATTGTCTAATGTTTTATTCCATACATATTAACAGTGGATTATTTTATGATCATTTATTAGTACAATATATTTAAATATGGTTGAAATggcatatttatatttaaaaattgagTTTAAAGTGTCGATCGAGAAATTCAAAAAATAAGCATTATATGTATTATGACAATATGGAATTATGTAAATGTAATGCCTAAAAAGAACATGCTTAATGGACATTACACAACCTATTTATGCTACTCTAAACTTAGTTGTtttgcaataaaaaaaaaattgaatcacaATTTAATGCATTTGTAAAACAAAAAGCAACAGTATCAATCAACAAGTAACCATTTCAACCTCGATTAAATGTTAAAACAATAGCTTAATGTTTCTTTTAGTTCACGACAGAATGTACCTCTTTCTTACCCAAGTTGCTCTCACATTCCATTGTGATTTATTTGCTTTTCCTCCCAATCATGCACCTACAAGATGTCTACATTCTAGATGCTCAACACAAGGTCAGAGGATAACTAGATACACAATCATCATGATAAATTGGATCATTATTTTAACTAGATCAATCATACAAGAGTAAACTACCGAATCTGCAAAGACAAACAAGGAATGCATAAGATTGGGAAGGAATGGCAAGGTCAATCAAAACTCAAAAGGGAAAGACCTAAGACCAGACCTAATGTATCAAGGCCTCATCGTAGATGGCCTTTCCTACATGAAAGCACAGAGACTTCGGAGTTCAATTTTGTAATATTGAACCATACCATGCTAGGTATGCCTCAATAAGGAAATAAAACGCTTATCCTAAAGAATCATATGTTTTGTTTGTTCTAGGTATTATAAAATTGTGTAAGTGGATGTGCAAGCCTTTCTAGAGCTCGACTCCCCAGATAGTTCCCTCGTTGGCTACCACCCACTGACATGAAATAGAGACGAAAGCCTAGATAAGAATCGACCATTTGAACATATTCAAATGaggttctttttttgttttttgttaatTAAATTTAAGAGTGAAAACTCCAATATTAAGAATGATAGAACACTCAAAATATCATTGAATTTCACTATGCTAATAaccaattataaaaaaatatgaacCCTTCTATAACTACCACTCATGAATTACTAGGGCTATGTGTATAGTCATTGCGATCATGTTGATCACTATAACTATAATACCAGTTTCTATTGAATAAATTACTTTAGCGAGAAATAGTTTTAACTATCACTTTTGTAAACCAATGATTAAATGAAAGGATAACTACTCAATTCCAATGTACATCATATCGATAACTCTTTTAATACTAAGGATATAATCATCCTGTATATGCATGCAATAACTATAATTACACAAGATGATGTATATGAATGGATAATTAGCAATAATTCCATGGTTAAAGAGATCAAAACACATACCTTTACTTAACAGCTTTGAAATATTGCAAAACAAATAATTATCCAATTGATATATATACAACATTATCATCATCTAAATTGA from Cryptomeria japonica chromosome 3, Sugi_1.0, whole genome shotgun sequence harbors:
- the LOC131074558 gene encoding aspartyl protease AED3-like, yielding MAKRLCSVLVSFLILVSVCAENSKVARVNLASFTWKDAEDNKNCSPGGLETSSLSVMHIQGKCSPFRLPNSSWWKAISESIKGDTQRYRAMVKGEWSAGKSIVNPQEDTDLPLASGHAINTGNYIIKLGFGTPVQSFYTVLDTGSYIAWIPCNPCSGCSSEQFEPSKSSTYKYLTCASQQCQSLGVCENNDNNVNCSSTQGYGDKSEVDELMSSETLTVGSQPVEDFVFGCASAARGLTQSTPGLVGFGKDPLSFVSQTATLYDSTFSYCLPSLFSSAFTGYLMLGKGALSTVQGLKFTPLLSNAVNPYFYYVGLNGISVGEELVSIPPGTLSLDESTGRGSIID